A stretch of the Notolabrus celidotus isolate fNotCel1 chromosome 3, fNotCel1.pri, whole genome shotgun sequence genome encodes the following:
- the cmtm3 gene encoding CKLF-like MARVEL transmembrane domain-containing protein 3: MGDIEAPSSTRPRQTVLSSVLPSKEFVSSRKGMLLIAEVALSFVSFVCFAASAAAAFVTVPLIEFLAALFLMFAYSTKFNERFKGFLWPLMDFMRCVTASIIFFIISIMAVSKYVDGASQAAGVFGFIATVVFAFDFYLIFNELASFLKQGGESNDEPSRQQDDFSDSDSD; encoded by the exons ATGGGGGACATCGAGGCTCCCAGCTCGACTCGGCCACGCCAAACAGTCCTCTCCTCGGTTCTTCCGAGCAAAGAGTTCGTCTCTTCGAGGAAAGGCATGCTGCTTATTGCTGAAGTG GCTCTTTCCTTTGTGTCCTTTGTGTGTTTCGCGGCCTCCGCAGCAGCAGCCTTTGTGACCGTCCCCCTGATAGAGTTCCTAGCTGCTCTCTTCTTGATGTTCGCTTACTCCACAAAATTTAACGAGAGGTTTAAAGGCTTCTTGTGGCCGCTTATG GATTTCATGAGATGTGTGACTGCATCtatcatcttcttcatcatctccatcaTGGCAGTGTCCAAATACGTGGACGGTGCTTCTCAGGCTGCTGGG gtgtttgGATTCATTGCCACCGTCGTGTTCGCTTTCGATTTTTACCTTATCTTTAATGAGCTGGCCAGTTTCCTGAAGCAAGGAGGGGAGTCCAACGATGAGCCATCAAGACAGCAAG ATGACTTTTCAGACTCTGATTCAGACTGA
- the LOC117810622 gene encoding chemokine-like factor — protein MSEEQNVTTMDVDTAFLKSKRGILKAAEMGTLFVAFVCFSVASTPKYITATALEFVITLLLLVLYVLKLNKRLTFFFWPLIDVFNSVFAAVYFLVLSLLALTTYTRTGTLVGGIVAILTVGLLCVDLYMLFKNITFNKRRSGTQNQEQQ, from the exons ATGTCAGAGGAACAAAATGTAACAACTATGGACGTGGACACAGCTTTTCTGAAATCCAAGAGAGGGATcctgaaagcagcagagatG GGGACTCTGTTTGTGgcgtttgtgtgtttcagtgtagcATCCACACCAAAGTACATCACAGCCACGGCACTGGAGTTTGTGATCACCTTACTTTTGCTGGTGCTTTACGTTCTCAAACTGAACAAGAGGCTGACTTTCTTCTTCTGGCCTCTCATC gatgtTTTCAACTCAGTGTTTGCAGCAGTCTACTTTCTGGTCCTGAGCTTGTTGGCTTTGACTACGTACACAAGGACAGGCACACTAGTCGGGGGG ATAGTTGCCATCCTGACAGTTGGTCTGCTGTGTGTGGACCTTTACATGCTTTTCAAGAACATCACCTTCAACAAGCGGAGAAGTGGAACACAGAATCAAGAGCAGCAATGA